From the Candidatus Coatesbacteria bacterium genome, the window GGCGCCAGGGCGATCGCCCCGGCGACGCCGGCCATCGCCCCCTTGCCGCCGCGGAAGCCCAGGAAGGGGGTGAAGATGTGGCCCAGCATGACCGCCAGCATGAGCGCCGCGCCGTGGAGGACGAACAGCTCGTCGGTCAGGAAACCCACCGGCAGCAACCGGGGCAGGAACCAAACCGCGGTGAAACCCTTGGCGCCGTCGGCCAGGTAAGCCAGCACGCCGGGCAGCTTGCCGCAGGTGCGCAGGACGTTGGTGGCGCCGACGTTCTTCGACCCCACCTCGCGCAGGTCCTCGACCCCCCACAGGCGGGCGATCAGCCAGCTCCAGGGGATCGCCCCCCAGAGAAACGCGCCGATGAGACCGTAGAGTAGGTTCAAGGGCCTCCGCCCGAAATCGGATTTTGAAACTGGTCGAAATTCGTCGACTGTAGCCAATAGTACAACAAGACGAGGCCGGTGGTAAAGACGCTTTCAACGCCGACGGCGCTTCTCGCAGCGGTACTCGACCACCAGGGGCACGCCCTCCCAGCCGCCGGCCTCGCGCAGCCGGTTCTCGATGAAGCGCTGGTAGGTGAAGTGGGGCTCGGCGTCCAGGTTGGTGAACAGGCGGATACGCGGCGGGGCGGCGTCGGTCTGCACCCCGTAGAGCAGCTTGTACTCCCGGCCGCGGAGTGACGGCGGCTGGTGGCGCCGCTGCAGCTCGGCGAGGGCGTCGTTGAGCTGCCGGGTGGTCAGCTCCCGGGAGAAGGCCACGTCGAGTTCGCCCAGGTGCCGCATCAGCGTCTTGAGCCCCGTCCCGCTGCGCGCGCTGGCGAAGACCACGGGCACGTGGGCGGCGAAGCCCAGCACGTCCCGTGTCGTCCGCAGCACGTCCCGGCGCAGCTCGTCGTCGAGCTCGACCAGATCGATCTTGTTGAAGCAGATCAAGGCCGCCCGACCGCGCTCTAGGGCGTAGCCGATGATCTTGGCGTCCTGGCCGACCAACCCGGCGGTCAGGTCGACGAGCATCACCACCAGCCGGCTGCGGCGGATGCGCTCCAGGGCGCGGACCACGGTCAGCCGCTCCAGGATCTGCCCCCGGACCTTCTTGCGCCGGCGCAGTCCCGCCGTATCCACCAGCAGGTATTCCGTGCCCCCGTAGGTGAAGGGTACACCGACGGCGTCCCGCGTCGTTCCCGGCACCTGGGAG encodes:
- a CDS encoding acyl-phosphate glycerol 3-phosphate acyltransferase, producing MATVDEFRPVSKSDFGRRPLNLLYGLIGAFLWGAIPWSWLIARLWGVEDLREVGSKNVGATNVLRTCGKLPGVLAYLADGAKGFTAVWFLPRLLPVGFLTDELFVLHGAALMLAVMLGHIFTPFLGFRGGKGAMAGVAGAIALAPWIGLTTVVVFIVVLILTRIVSVSTISSALAYPVVIAAFALFDGRAPNWYFLGFGVLVAVLVVTMHRDNIRRLRRGEERPPLTGDATTPGDENAD
- the der gene encoding ribosome biogenesis GTPase Der, encoding MKPLVVIIGRTNVGKSTIFNRLVGRRLAIVDALPGVTRDRNYAEARWPVGVFDVVDTGGWDQSDPEMRELVDEQRQRALDEATLVLFVVDARSGALPEDEEIAVRLRRLDKPLLIVANKADNDAQVEGAYEFYSLGLDAEVLPLSAKTKRNWGALIERIGAAVQAAGDSTEETATPVAIIGRPNSGKSSLVNALVGEERLITSQVPGTTRDAVGVPFTYGGTEYLLVDTAGLRRRKKVRGQILERLTVVRALERIRRSRLVVMLVDLTAGLVGQDAKIIGYALERGRAALICFNKIDLVELDDELRRDVLRTTRDVLGFAAHVPVVFASARSGTGLKTLMRHLGELDVAFSRELTTRQLNDALAELQRRHQPPSLRGREYKLLYGVQTDAAPPRIRLFTNLDAEPHFTYQRFIENRLREAGGWEGVPLVVEYRCEKRRRR